Proteins from a genomic interval of Nostoc sp. TCL240-02:
- a CDS encoding thioredoxin family protein, translated as MSTDSPVDSPDKSESSLGKRLRNFLVVMVAIALSVALVLGLRTETTSATLAKLSDSSTPLEVAVSNGKPSLVEFYADWCTVCQKMAPDITQLETEYADKMNFVMLNVDNTKWLPEMLKYRVDGIPHFVFLSQQGETIAQAIGDQPRTIMASNLKALVTGSSLPYAQASGKVSKFSAPVAPTASQDDPRSHGSQVVN; from the coding sequence ATGAGTACTGATTCACCTGTTGATTCTCCCGATAAGTCTGAATCTTCATTAGGGAAGCGTTTGAGAAACTTCTTAGTTGTAATGGTAGCGATCGCTCTTAGCGTTGCCCTCGTCTTAGGATTGCGAACTGAAACAACCTCAGCAACCCTAGCCAAGTTAAGCGATTCGTCCACACCATTAGAAGTAGCCGTCAGCAACGGCAAACCATCTCTAGTAGAGTTTTATGCTGATTGGTGTACTGTCTGTCAAAAAATGGCACCAGATATCACTCAACTAGAAACAGAGTATGCTGACAAGATGAATTTTGTCATGCTGAATGTGGATAATACCAAGTGGCTACCTGAAATGCTGAAATATCGGGTGGACGGGATTCCCCATTTCGTATTTTTGAGTCAGCAAGGGGAAACCATAGCTCAAGCGATCGGCGATCAACCCCGCACAATTATGGCTAGTAACTTAAAAGCTTTGGTTACTGGTTCGTCTCTTCCTTATGCTCAAGCTAGCGGGAAAGTTTCCAAATTTTCAGCCCCAGTAGCACCAACAGCTAGTCAAGATGACCCCCGCAGTCATGGCAGCCAGGTAGTAAATTAA
- a CDS encoding M48 family metallopeptidase, whose amino-acid sequence MLNWDRTLLTTSSLCLLLFSAILPVQAKPVQPKKAAPTATTIYQQAKKELPEDFYTLYRVIDRVARANELDNRPWRVVAVPKYDVNAYASDVNLVAIYDGILDQLAGDSSALACVVAHEMGHHTKRHIAVGEAKKTELIAKIQEEATKEVLGEKEAANQESTAANVGGAVVNRVVGGTFGGLLGSVLGNQGAQRQVESQQRINEIVERKKKELEQRLAEQERQQEFEADEIGYIASVKAGFEPEGCLRVMQVLAQTPGSEFDTTHPAVPKRIEAIKALIIKYPPQTLAKEGEARISKTKPLTYNISKDKTSLRINSVRGGSQADDIERRFGK is encoded by the coding sequence ATGCTGAACTGGGACAGAACACTCCTAACTACTAGCTCCTTGTGCCTACTTTTGTTCTCTGCAATACTGCCAGTCCAGGCTAAACCAGTCCAACCAAAGAAAGCAGCACCCACAGCTACAACAATTTACCAGCAAGCTAAAAAAGAATTACCTGAAGATTTTTATACCCTCTATCGCGTCATAGATAGAGTAGCACGTGCCAACGAATTAGATAATCGTCCTTGGCGGGTTGTGGCTGTTCCCAAGTATGATGTCAATGCCTATGCAAGTGACGTTAATTTGGTTGCCATTTACGATGGCATACTTGACCAGTTAGCTGGTGATTCTTCAGCATTAGCTTGTGTAGTTGCCCATGAAATGGGACATCACACCAAGCGTCACATTGCTGTTGGTGAAGCTAAAAAAACTGAGTTAATTGCCAAAATTCAAGAAGAAGCAACCAAAGAAGTACTCGGAGAAAAAGAAGCTGCAAACCAAGAGTCAACAGCTGCTAACGTTGGCGGTGCTGTTGTGAATCGTGTAGTTGGAGGAACTTTTGGTGGTTTGCTGGGTTCAGTTCTTGGTAATCAGGGCGCTCAACGACAAGTAGAATCACAGCAACGCATTAATGAGATTGTTGAGAGAAAGAAAAAAGAGTTAGAACAGCGTTTAGCAGAACAAGAACGACAACAAGAGTTTGAAGCTGATGAAATTGGCTATATAGCTTCTGTCAAAGCAGGCTTTGAACCAGAAGGATGTTTAAGAGTAATGCAGGTTTTGGCACAAACTCCTGGTTCTGAATTTGATACAACTCATCCAGCAGTACCCAAACGAATTGAGGCAATCAAAGCTTTAATTATTAAGTATCCACCCCAGACTTTGGCTAAAGAGGGTGAAGCGCGAATATCTAAGACAAAGCCTTTAACTTATAACATTTCTAAAGATAAGACCTCGTTACGGATTAACTCAGTTCGCGGTGGTTCCCAAGCAGATGATATAGAGCGTCGCTTTGGTAAATAA
- a CDS encoding DUF1622 domain-containing protein: protein MEAFVTNLTTVLATAVDIFTGIIIGIAVLEAVAKILVFFFSRRKKLNEAKEEIRLSLGMWLALSLEFALAADILRSTIAPTWDEIGKLAAIIALRTILNFFLAKEIEQAKNKKNDIKDESF, encoded by the coding sequence ATGGAAGCTTTCGTCACGAACTTGACGACTGTACTTGCTACAGCAGTTGATATCTTTACTGGCATTATCATTGGTATAGCCGTCTTGGAAGCCGTAGCCAAGATCCTGGTTTTTTTCTTCAGCCGCCGTAAAAAGTTGAATGAGGCTAAAGAGGAAATTCGGCTATCACTGGGTATGTGGCTGGCTCTTTCCCTTGAGTTTGCATTGGCTGCTGACATTTTACGTAGTACGATCGCTCCAACTTGGGACGAAATTGGTAAACTAGCTGCCATCATTGCGCTACGAACAATTCTGAATTTCTTTTTGGCAAAAGAAATTGAGCAAGCAAAGAATAAAAAGAACGATATCAAGGATGAATCTTTTTAA
- a CDS encoding DUF1622 domain-containing protein, whose translation MNLFNFSVWAVIIQFLGSLVIAAYVFAAILSLILRCNVYQARLIVAEGVVTSLNFMVAATLLKTINLRTWRQILVFSLILLIRIFLKKLFVWEKMQILTIKSRV comes from the coding sequence ATGAATCTTTTTAATTTCTCAGTATGGGCAGTAATCATCCAATTTTTAGGTTCTTTAGTGATCGCTGCTTATGTCTTCGCTGCCATCCTTTCTCTAATTCTCAGGTGTAATGTTTATCAGGCGAGACTTATAGTAGCAGAAGGGGTGGTCACAAGTTTAAACTTTATGGTTGCAGCAACTCTGCTAAAGACAATTAATCTGCGAACTTGGAGGCAAATTCTAGTCTTTAGCTTAATCCTATTAATCCGCATTTTTCTTAAGAAGTTATTTGTGTGGGAGAAAATGCAAATTCTGACAATAAAATCTCGCGTTTAA
- a CDS encoding class I fructose-bisphosphate aldolase yields MTTTLIESSSIESLLGKEAEDLLTYKAKVSQDLLHLPGPDFVDRIWINSDRNPQVLRNIHLLYSTGRLANTGYLSILPVDQGIEHSAGASFAPNPIYFDPENIVKLAIAADCNAVATTLGTLGIVSRKYAHKIPFIAKINHNELLTFPNQFDQVLFADVEQAWNLGAAAVGATIYFGSDQSTRQIQEISKAFKRAHELGMATILWCYLRNNAFKQDKDYHLAADLTGQANHLGVTIEADIIKQKLPENNNGYGAVAKASGKSYGKTDERVYTELTTDHPIDLTRYQVLNCYSGRVGLINSGGATGKNDFAEAVRTAVINKRAGGSGLISGRKTFQRPFEEGVKLFHTIQDVYLSPDVTIA; encoded by the coding sequence ATGACTACAACGCTCATAGAGTCTAGTTCTATCGAGTCATTGCTAGGTAAAGAGGCTGAAGACCTGCTTACCTACAAAGCAAAGGTTTCTCAGGATTTACTACATTTACCGGGGCCAGATTTTGTAGATCGAATTTGGATCAACAGCGATCGCAATCCTCAAGTATTGCGTAATATCCATTTACTTTACTCTACTGGTCGTCTGGCAAACACAGGTTATCTCTCGATTTTACCTGTAGACCAAGGGATTGAACATTCTGCTGGTGCGTCTTTTGCGCCCAATCCAATTTACTTTGACCCAGAAAATATTGTTAAGCTAGCGATCGCCGCAGATTGCAATGCTGTTGCTACCACCTTGGGGACATTAGGTATAGTTTCGCGCAAGTATGCCCACAAAATTCCCTTCATTGCCAAAATCAATCACAACGAATTGCTGACTTTCCCTAATCAATTTGACCAGGTATTGTTTGCTGATGTGGAACAAGCTTGGAATTTAGGGGCGGCGGCAGTAGGTGCGACAATCTACTTCGGTTCAGACCAGTCTACCAGACAAATCCAGGAAATCAGCAAAGCTTTTAAACGCGCCCATGAATTAGGGATGGCAACAATTCTCTGGTGTTATCTGCGGAACAACGCTTTTAAACAAGATAAAGATTACCACCTTGCTGCTGACCTCACCGGACAGGCGAATCATTTGGGCGTGACGATTGAAGCTGATATCATCAAACAAAAGTTACCCGAAAATAACAATGGTTATGGTGCAGTTGCCAAAGCCAGTGGTAAGAGTTACGGCAAAACAGATGAGCGCGTTTATACAGAATTGACAACCGATCACCCAATTGATTTAACTCGTTACCAAGTACTAAATTGCTACTCTGGGCGTGTGGGGTTAATTAATTCTGGTGGCGCGACTGGTAAAAATGACTTCGCCGAAGCAGTTCGCACTGCTGTAATTAACAAACGCGCTGGTGGTTCAGGATTAATTTCTGGACGAAAGACCTTCCAGCGTCCCTTTGAGGAAGGTGTGAAGTTATTTCATACCATTCAGGATGTTTACTTATCGCCAGATGTGACGATAGCTTAG
- a CDS encoding inorganic phosphate transporter codes for MEYLFLALALGLALGFEFVNGFHDTANAVATVIYTNTLKPNIAVVWSGCWNLIGVLTSTGAVAFGIIALLPVELVLNVGSSAGFAMVFALLISAIMWNLGTWYLGLPASSSHTLIGSIMGVGLANSMLSSGHVFGEGVNWSKAQEVFTSLLVSPIVGFTCAALLLLLAKILIKRPELYRAPDHGKAPPPWIRALLILTCTGVSFAHGSNDGQKGMGLIMLILVGILPGMFALNIDTNAGAIAQLVATSNSVVPVLQQQVPGTFLNGQNITDELSNFLKPTGEANDKTFAALAAESRIIGDKLGGKTSFKQLSKDELGSLRTDMYLVAGTIGKLDKQKKLTDSKQEEVLSSYKSQLDKVTKFIPNWVKFAVAIALGLGTMIGWKRIVVTVGEKIGKDHLTYAQGASAELVAMTTIGAADYFGLPVSTTHVLSSGVAGTMAANHSGLQMDTLRNLLLAWVLTLPVCVLLGSATYAGGLYIVLNILGLK; via the coding sequence ATGGAATACTTATTTCTAGCTTTGGCGCTGGGTCTTGCACTCGGCTTCGAGTTTGTCAACGGTTTTCATGATACTGCAAATGCAGTTGCCACAGTAATCTATACTAACACCCTAAAGCCAAATATTGCCGTTGTTTGGTCAGGCTGTTGGAATCTAATTGGTGTACTGACATCAACCGGAGCCGTTGCTTTTGGCATTATTGCCCTGCTTCCTGTTGAGTTGGTACTCAATGTTGGCTCAAGTGCAGGCTTTGCAATGGTCTTTGCACTTTTGATTTCAGCGATCATGTGGAACTTGGGAACCTGGTACTTGGGCTTACCTGCATCCAGTTCACACACATTGATTGGCTCAATTATGGGTGTTGGTTTAGCAAATTCAATGTTATCTTCTGGTCATGTCTTTGGCGAAGGCGTGAATTGGTCAAAGGCGCAGGAAGTTTTCACATCGCTACTGGTTTCGCCAATTGTTGGATTTACCTGCGCCGCACTGCTGTTACTGCTAGCAAAGATACTGATCAAACGACCAGAGTTGTACCGTGCGCCAGATCATGGTAAAGCACCACCACCTTGGATACGTGCTTTGTTAATCTTGACATGTACCGGTGTGAGCTTCGCCCACGGTTCAAATGATGGTCAAAAAGGCATGGGTTTGATCATGCTCATCTTAGTGGGCATTCTACCAGGTATGTTTGCACTGAATATAGATACCAATGCCGGAGCGATCGCTCAGTTGGTTGCTACATCCAACTCTGTAGTTCCAGTGCTGCAACAACAAGTACCTGGAACATTCTTAAATGGCCAAAACATCACAGATGAGCTTTCCAACTTCCTCAAGCCAACTGGCGAAGCCAACGATAAAACATTCGCAGCTCTTGCTGCCGAAAGTCGGATAATTGGAGACAAGCTTGGTGGTAAGACGAGTTTCAAGCAGCTTTCAAAAGATGAACTTGGCTCATTACGAACCGATATGTATCTAGTAGCTGGAACAATTGGGAAGCTGGACAAGCAGAAAAAATTAACCGATTCTAAACAAGAAGAGGTACTTTCTAGCTATAAAAGCCAGTTGGATAAAGTAACCAAGTTCATTCCCAATTGGGTAAAATTTGCCGTCGCCATTGCACTGGGTCTTGGCACAATGATTGGTTGGAAGCGTATCGTGGTGACGGTGGGTGAAAAAATTGGCAAAGACCACCTTACCTATGCTCAAGGAGCTTCCGCCGAGTTAGTAGCGATGACAACTATTGGTGCTGCGGATTACTTTGGTCTGCCAGTCAGCACCACTCACGTCCTGTCATCTGGTGTAGCAGGTACGATGGCGGCGAATCATTCTGGCTTGCAGATGGACACCCTTAGAAATTTATTACTAGCGTGGGTGCTGACACTGCCGGTTTGCGTATTGCTTGGCTCTGCTACATACGCAGGGGGCTTGTACATAGTCTTGAATATTTTAGGTTTGAAGTAG
- a CDS encoding ribonuclease: MQFKKLFITSSLLFTGLFIPNAAIAQNRGTPGKFDFYVLTLSWSPDYCATNGNHDRQQCGSGRKLGFVLHGLWPQYQTGYPANCSTQKLPLEVKQRFPNLYPSNKLCDHEWEKHGTCSGKTPAEYLALSKNLKDAIAIPAAYNRPDKPLRTTITNFKNLFVSANNKITADGVAPFCSGSGRFLQEVFFCYSKNGEPGICSAEILKRSRKSCGQPDFLVRNVR, translated from the coding sequence ATGCAGTTCAAAAAACTTTTCATTACATCTTCTCTGTTATTTACTGGTCTTTTTATACCTAATGCTGCCATTGCTCAAAATCGCGGTACTCCGGGTAAATTTGATTTTTATGTACTGACACTCTCGTGGTCGCCGGATTATTGTGCGACAAATGGTAATCATGACCGGCAGCAGTGCGGTTCTGGAAGGAAACTCGGTTTTGTACTACATGGTTTGTGGCCACAGTACCAAACTGGTTATCCTGCTAATTGTTCCACGCAAAAATTACCGTTGGAAGTAAAGCAACGGTTTCCCAATTTGTATCCTAGTAATAAACTTTGCGATCATGAATGGGAAAAACATGGTACTTGTTCGGGGAAAACTCCTGCGGAATACTTGGCATTGAGTAAAAATTTAAAAGATGCGATCGCTATTCCCGCAGCTTATAATCGTCCTGATAAACCCTTGCGTACCACAATTACAAATTTTAAAAATTTATTTGTGAGTGCTAATAATAAAATTACTGCTGATGGTGTAGCACCTTTTTGTTCTGGTTCGGGAAGATTTTTGCAAGAAGTCTTCTTTTGTTATTCCAAAAACGGTGAACCTGGTATTTGTAGCGCCGAGATTTTGAAGCGATCGCGAAAAAGTTGTGGTCAACCAGATTTCTTAGTGAGAAATGTTAGATAA